The DNA window GTTCTGGCTGCCAGTGGCGACGACCATATCGCAGGTTTCCATCAGGCGCTGAGTCTTGTCCTTTGAACCTGGCGCGGGGACCATGCTGACAAGGTCGGGATCCTCGCCGATCTTTTCGAACTCGGCGTGGATGAATTTGATCAGTTTCTCGCAGCTGGGCACGCCCTTGGGCGAGGGAGCGACGACGATGGCGTTGCCGCATTTCAGCGCGTTGATGATGTTGTTGGCGGGCGTGGCGGCGGGGTTGGTCGAGGGCACGATCGCGGCAACAACACCCTTGGGGCGGGCGATTTCGGTGATGCCGGTGGCGGTGTCCTCGCGGATGACGCCGAAGGTGGTGACGCCCTTGATGTCGCGCATGAGGCCCAGCGTCTTGCGATGGTTCTTGGTTATCTTGTCGGGCACGTTCCCGAGGCCCGTGGTTCCCACGGCCAGTTCGGCCAATTCCCGGTTCCGGCCCGGTTCCATGATCGCCCATGCGACGGCCAGTGCGGCGCGGTCGTAGCGCTGTTGGCTGCCTTCGGCCTCGTACCGGCCTTGGGCGGCGCGGGCACGGGCGATGATGGCGTCCAGGTCTGCGATGGGGTCAGGGGCATTCATGGTGTGAAACCTTTCTGATGAGGGGCGCGCGGGTCGTGCGCGCCCCGTTGGCGTTCGACTTTAAAGACCAGCGAGGAGTTCCTTGAGTGTTTCCTCGCGGGCGGCCCACATCTCGATCACCTCGTCGCGGGACATGACGTGCATGGGCGAGCCGCCCGCTTCCATCTTGCCTTTGACGCGGCTGTTCTCGAACATGGTGGGGACGATCTCGGCCAGCTTGTCGATGATCGGTTGGGGCGTGCCCTTGGGGACCATCACGCCGCGAAAATTGACCGAGGCGTTGTCGATGTCATAGCCCTGTTCCTGCATCGTCGGCACGTCGGGCAGAAAGTCGCTACGCTCGTTGTCGAAGACGCCGAGGATCTTGACGTTACCGGCCTCTTCGGCGCGGAACGCGTCGGACAGGTTGTTGACCCCGCCCAGCACGTCACCGGCGATTACGGCCTTCATGGCGCCCGCACCACCCGCGTTGTTGGGGATGTAGGCCAGTTTGACGCCAGCGGCCTTTTCAAGCTGAAGCGCCGCAATGTGGTGGCCGACGTAAAGACCGGCGCCGGAAAAGGTGAGGCCGCCGGGGTTTTCCTTGGCGTAGTTCACCACGTCTTCCATCGAGTTGAACTGGCTGTCCGCGCCCACGACGAAAACCGCCGGGTCGGCGCCCCAGTTGGCGATGGGCTCGAAGCTGTCGGTGCCGTATTCGACGCCGCCCTCAATGGACTGGGCGATGAAGTGGGGCACGTTGTAGGCGCCCAGGGTGTAGCCGTCGGGCTCGACCTGCGTCGCGAGCCAGTTCCAGCCGACGCGGCCTCCCGCGCCGGGCTTGTTGACGATGGCGATGGGCACGCCGAGCGCGTCCTCGTTGCCTGCCGTCATGGTGACGATGCGCGCCTGAAAGTCGGTGGCGCCGCCGGCGCCATAGCTGACCATCAGCATGACGGGGCGTTCCGGGTAGTTGTCCTGGGCGCCGGCGGTGCCCGCCAGACCCATGAGCGCAATGGATGCGGCTGCAATCAGCTTCTTCATTTCTTGGTTCCTCCCTTGGAAAGTTGTCTTTTGCTTCTTGGTTTTCAGAAAAGGATCTCTCGCGGGGTGAAGACGCCGAGCAACAGCGCGAAGAGACCGTACATCACAGCCAGGAAACCGGCCGTGATCAGCACCCGTTTGACCCATGTACGCGCCGCGTCGTGGGGGGCGGGGTCGTAGAGGGACAGCAGGATGAAAAAGGCGATGGTGGACGCGGTGTAAAAGCCCAGTGTCTGCGCCGCCCAAAAGACGTAGATCAGCATGACCACGATTCCGGGCAGTATGTTCAAGGTCGCGATGCGGCCGAGGCCGGGGCCGACCTTGGTCTTGCCCAGCAGCGCCTTGCCAAAGGTCCAGACGGCCAGCGCCACGAAGGCGACCGAGATGATGCGCGGAAACAGAAAGGCGCGGGCGGGCTCGCCGGTGAAACTGAGCCAGGCGACCCAGACGCCCACGGCGGCGACAAGCCCACTGGCGACGATGTGCTGCGTGCGGGGTAGATTGGTCATGTGACCTGCTCCTCGCGTTCGAGAGTGTCTTCCTTGCTGAGGTAGCGGCGCTGGCGCAGTTCCATCCAGACCGAGTAGGCGATGGAGGCCACGACGATGCCGATCAGCGTAAGGTTCAGCGCGCCGGTGAAGAAATAGCTGCCCATGCTGGACGTGGCGTTGGCGATCATGGCGCCTTGCACGAAATTGGCCTCGGCAATGGGGCCGAGGATGAGGCCCAGCACTAGCGGCGCGGCAGAGAAGCCAAAGCGTTCGAGGAAATACATGCCGGTGCCGAGCGCGGCCATGATGTAGACATCGCCCATGGAATTCTGAACCGAGTAGCTGCCGAAGACCGCGAGGGCCAGCACCACGGCGGCCATGACCGCGTTTGGCACCTGCGCCACGCGGGCCGCCAGCCCGGCCACGTAAAGCCCGAAGACGCACATCAGGATCTGGCCGATCAGCATGGAGTTGATGAAGGTCCAGGCGACATCGGGATAGTTCTCGAACAGGTCGCTGCCGGGGAAAATGCCGTGGATCAGGAGGCCGCCTAAGAGCACCGCGGCGGTGGGCGAGCCGGGGATCGAGAGCGTCAGCAATGGCACCAGAGAGGGGCCGACCATGGCGTTGTTGGCACTTTCGGCGGCGATCACGCCTTCGCTGTGGCCGGTGCCGAATTTCTTTTGCTCGGGGCTGGTCTTGCGGGCCTGATCATAGGCCACGAGCCCTGCGATCTGGCCGCCGACGCCCGGTATGAGGCCGACGAACGAGCCGGTGAGCGTGCCTATGGAAAGCGCGCGCGAGCGGCGGAAGACCTCGCGGATCGAGTCCATGATGGGGCTTTTCTCGACCTTGAGAACCTCGGCGTCGTGCTGGTGCCGGCCCTTGGCGAACATGGTGATGACCTGCGGAATGGCGAAAAGGCCGATCAGGGCGGGGATGATGTTGATGCCGCCAGACACGCTGGAATGGAAAATGAAGCGCTGGGCCCCCATCACGTCGTCGAACCCGATGGTGGCCAGCCACAGCCCGATGCAGCCGGACAGAAGCCCTTTGACCACCGAACTGGAATCGAGCGAGCCGATGACTGTGACGCCGAGGATGGCCAGCCAAAAGAGGTGCGACGGCCCGAAGGCCAGCGCCCACTCGGCGAGTACCGGCGTGAGGAAGATCAGCAGCAGCACGCCGAAGACCCCCCCGATGGCCGAGGAAATGAACGACAGTTGCAGGGCCCTTGCGCCCTGGCCGTTCTTGGCCATGGTGTGCCCGTCCAGCGTGGTGGCGATGTTGGCGGGTGCGCCTGGGATCTTGAGAAGAATGGCGCTGACCGCGCCGCCCGCGACCGTCGAGGTATATGCCGCGCCCAAGAGGATAAGGCCCTGCGTTGCATCCAGCTTGAACGTGAAGGGAATGAGCAGGGCCACGGCCATCGTCGGCGAAAGGCCCGGCGTGGCGCCCAGGATCAGTCCGCCGATGGTGCCGATCAGAAGCAGCATGAAGTTGAACTGCGTAAACACGTCGCCGAAGTAGAACAGGAACTCCAAGCCGTATCCTCCCGTTGGCTTGTCGTGATTGACCTGAAAGGGTATGTAATGAAAACAATATTGCAAATGTTTTCATTTTTCATTGCGTGAGGTCGCGCAAGTGTCTGACAATACGAAAAGAAAAGTCGATATCATTACCGTGGCGAAGGCGGCGCGCGTGTCACCCTCGACGGTGTCGCGCAGCTTCAATCACCCGGACCTGGTGAAGGCCACGACTCGGAAAAAGATCGACGCCGCCGTGCGGCGGCTGGGTTATATCCGCAACCGCGCGGCGCAGACGATTCACGGTATCCGCAGCGGCACGATCGGGCTGATCGTGCCGACGGTGGACCAGGCGATATTCGCCGAGATGATCCAGAGTTTTTCCGAGGCGGTGGAGGAGCTGGGGTTCACCATCCTGCTGGCCTCGCACGGGTTCAACCTGGACCGCGAATACAGTCTGACGCGCAAGATGCTGGAACATCGGGTGGACGGCGTGGCGCTGATCGGGATCGCGCATACGCAGGACACGCTGGATTTGCTTGCGCAACAGGAGATGCCGACTCTGCTGCTGTGGAGCTTTTCGCCCGACGCGCCGTTTCCCTGCGTCGGGTCGGACAATTACGCCGCCGGAGCGCTGATCGGACGGCATGTGGCGGGGTTGGGACACCGCCGCGTGGCGGCGATGTTCCCGCCGGTGGAGGGCAACGATAGGGCGTCACTGCGGTTTGCCGGCGTGAAGGACGCGCTGGCGGAGGTGGGTTGCCGTATTCCCGAGGCGTGGCAGCTGGTGGCGCCCTACAGCGTGGCGACGGCGAAAAGCGCTGTGGAGGCGCTGATTGCCGAGGGCGATCTGCCGACGGCGATCATCTGCGGCAACGACGTGCTGGCCTGGGGCGCGCTGCACGCGCTGAACCGCGCCGAAATCGACGTGCCGGGGCGGGTGACGGTGACGGGGATTGGGGATTTCAAGGGCTCGAGGGAGTTCGAGCCGTCGCTGAGCACGGTGCGCATCCCGGCGCGGACCATAGGGGCGCGGGCGGCAGTGGCCATCGTGCAGCTGACCACCTCGGAGGCGGCGGTGGACGTGGCGGCGCTGATCCCGCCCGAGATCATTGTGCGCGCGACGAGCAGGCCGCCGCGCGCACAATAGCTATTCAGATACCGACAGGACGAGCTTGCCGACGTGACCGCCGGCCTCGAGCTCTGCATGGGATTCGGAGGCGTTGGCAAGGGGATGGACGGAATTGATCATCGGCTTGATCGCGCCCTGTTCAAGCAGGGGCCAGACGTGCGCGAGAAGATCGGCGGCGATGAGGCCCTTTTCCTGCGGCGTTTGCGGGCGCAGAGTGCTGCCGCACAAGGTCTGGCGCTTGCGGATCATGGACTCGATGTCCACTTGCGTTTGCCCGCCGCCGAGGAATGCGATAATGACCAGCCGCCCCGCGACGGCGAGCGAGGCGAGGTTGCGGGCGAGATAGTCGGCGCAGACCATGTCGAGGATGACATCCACGCCGCGCCCGTCGGTGAGGCGGGCGATTTCCTCCTCGAACCGGGTCGTGCGGTAATTGATCGCCTCTGTCGCGCCCAGATCGCGGCAGGCCTGGCATTTCTCGTCGGTGCCGGCGGTGGCGTAGACGGTGGCGCCCATGGCGCGGGCGATCTGGATGGCGGTTGTGCCGATGCCGCTGGCGCCGCCGTGGACGAGGACGGTTTCGCCCTCGGCCAGACGTCCGATGCGAAAAAGGTTGGTCCAGACAGTGAAGTAGGTTTCGGGGATCGCCGCGGCCTCGACCGCCGATAGGCCCGAGGGCCAGGGCAGGACCTGAGGGGCGGGGGCGACGCAATATTCGGCATAACCGCCGCCCGCGACCAGCGCGACGACCTTGTCGCCCTTGGTAAAGGACAGCACATCGTCGCCACAGGACACCACTTCGCCCGCCACTTCGAGCCCGAGCGCCTCGGTCACGCCGGGGGGCGGTGGATAGCCGCCTTGGCGCTGCAGCAGGTCGGGACGGTTGACGCCGGCGGCGGCGACGCGGATCAGCACTTCGCCCGGGCCGGGTTGCGGAACTGGAATGTAGCGGGCTTGCAAAACTTCTGGGCCGCCGGGACGTGTGGCGAAGACGGCTTGCATGGTCTGGGGCATGATGAATCTAACCTTATAGTGAGATGACTGTGCAGGTGGTGAGGAAGAGGCCAAGCGCGGCCAGCGACAGCGCGGTGAGTTTCAGGTTGCCGCGGCGAAGGAGCGGGGCGGGATCAAGCTGCATGATCCGGGTGGTGATCAGCACGTTGGCGGTGAAAGGCGTGGAGGCGGCGGTGAGGCCCCAGCCGAGGATCGCGGCAAGCGCCAGCCACATGAGGGCGGGTTCAGGCACCAGCGGGTGCAGGACACCCAGAAGGATGCTGGCCGAGACAATGGGGTTGAGCGCCGAGAGCCCGCCGATGACCATTCCCACGGGCACCAGCGCGATGAGTGCGGGCACCAGCGCGTCGGGTGGGGCAGGCAGGGCGCCGTCGAAGCTGGCGACAAACCAGGCGATGACCGCGCCGAGAAAGCCTGCGCAGGAGACGATGACGATCTCGTTGACGCCCGATTGCGCGGTTGCCGCCAGTTCGCGGTGCAGAGCGGGGGCCAAGCGCGCGACGACCTGGATCGCCCACCAGGCAAGCGAGAAGCCCAGTACCGCCAGCAGCACCGAGGCCGGCATGGAAAGATCCGCGGCCAAGTGCAGCGCGAAGGCCACCGCTACCAGCAGGGCGACGCGGGCGACGACGCGCAAGAGGATGATCTGATCGGGCACGGGGGGCATGGCGCGT is part of the Roseovarius sp. THAF9 genome and encodes:
- a CDS encoding tripartite tricarboxylate transporter substrate binding protein, encoding MKKLIAAASIALMGLAGTAGAQDNYPERPVMLMVSYGAGGATDFQARIVTMTAGNEDALGVPIAIVNKPGAGGRVGWNWLATQVEPDGYTLGAYNVPHFIAQSIEGGVEYGTDSFEPIANWGADPAVFVVGADSQFNSMEDVVNYAKENPGGLTFSGAGLYVGHHIAALQLEKAAGVKLAYIPNNAGGAGAMKAVIAGDVLGGVNNLSDAFRAEEAGNVKILGVFDNERSDFLPDVPTMQEQGYDIDNASVNFRGVMVPKGTPQPIIDKLAEIVPTMFENSRVKGKMEAGGSPMHVMSRDEVIEMWAAREETLKELLAGL
- a CDS encoding tripartite tricarboxylate transporter TctB family protein — protein: MTNLPRTQHIVASGLVAAVGVWVAWLSFTGEPARAFLFPRIISVAFVALAVWTFGKALLGKTKVGPGLGRIATLNILPGIVVMLIYVFWAAQTLGFYTASTIAFFILLSLYDPAPHDAARTWVKRVLITAGFLAVMYGLFALLLGVFTPREILF
- a CDS encoding tripartite tricarboxylate transporter permease, which produces MEFLFYFGDVFTQFNFMLLLIGTIGGLILGATPGLSPTMAVALLIPFTFKLDATQGLILLGAAYTSTVAGGAVSAILLKIPGAPANIATTLDGHTMAKNGQGARALQLSFISSAIGGVFGVLLLIFLTPVLAEWALAFGPSHLFWLAILGVTVIGSLDSSSVVKGLLSGCIGLWLATIGFDDVMGAQRFIFHSSVSGGINIIPALIGLFAIPQVITMFAKGRHQHDAEVLKVEKSPIMDSIREVFRRSRALSIGTLTGSFVGLIPGVGGQIAGLVAYDQARKTSPEQKKFGTGHSEGVIAAESANNAMVGPSLVPLLTLSIPGSPTAAVLLGGLLIHGIFPGSDLFENYPDVAWTFINSMLIGQILMCVFGLYVAGLAARVAQVPNAVMAAVVLALAVFGSYSVQNSMGDVYIMAALGTGMYFLERFGFSAAPLVLGLILGPIAEANFVQGAMIANATSSMGSYFFTGALNLTLIGIVVASIAYSVWMELRQRRYLSKEDTLEREEQVT
- a CDS encoding substrate-binding domain-containing protein; translation: MAKAARVSPSTVSRSFNHPDLVKATTRKKIDAAVRRLGYIRNRAAQTIHGIRSGTIGLIVPTVDQAIFAEMIQSFSEAVEELGFTILLASHGFNLDREYSLTRKMLEHRVDGVALIGIAHTQDTLDLLAQQEMPTLLLWSFSPDAPFPCVGSDNYAAGALIGRHVAGLGHRRVAAMFPPVEGNDRASLRFAGVKDALAEVGCRIPEAWQLVAPYSVATAKSAVEALIAEGDLPTAIICGNDVLAWGALHALNRAEIDVPGRVTVTGIGDFKGSREFEPSLSTVRIPARTIGARAAVAIVQLTTSEAAVDVAALIPPEIIVRATSRPPRAQ
- a CDS encoding NAD(P)H-quinone oxidoreductase codes for the protein MPQTMQAVFATRPGGPEVLQARYIPVPQPGPGEVLIRVAAAGVNRPDLLQRQGGYPPPPGVTEALGLEVAGEVVSCGDDVLSFTKGDKVVALVAGGGYAEYCVAPAPQVLPWPSGLSAVEAAAIPETYFTVWTNLFRIGRLAEGETVLVHGGASGIGTTAIQIARAMGATVYATAGTDEKCQACRDLGATEAINYRTTRFEEEIARLTDGRGVDVILDMVCADYLARNLASLAVAGRLVIIAFLGGGQTQVDIESMIRKRQTLCGSTLRPQTPQEKGLIAADLLAHVWPLLEQGAIKPMINSVHPLANASESHAELEAGGHVGKLVLSVSE